From Paenibacillus graminis:
GGGTGCGTGAGCTGGCCGCTGAACATGATTTCATTATTTCGTCGGTTGGCATTTTTGGCAACCCGTTGACCGGCACCGGCGATAATGCAGATACGCTTGCAAGCTGGGAACGGCTCATCGACCATGCCCATTTATTCGGGGCCGATATAGTATCCGGGTTCACAGGAAGACTGACCGGACAGTCCATTGACGAGTCCATTCCGAAGTTTGCCGAAGTATTTGGGGAGCTGTCCAAGCGGGCGGCCGACAAGGGACTCCGGATTGCTTTTGAAAATTGCTCAATGGGCGGGGACTGGCAGACAGGAGATTGGAATATTGCCCACAACCCGGCAGCCTGGGAGAAAATGTTCAACGCAGTTCCGGCGGACAACATCGGACTGGAATGGGAGCCATGCCATCAGATGGTGGCGCTGATTGATCCGATTCCCCAACTGCGTAAATGGACAG
This genomic window contains:
- a CDS encoding sugar phosphate isomerase/epimerase family protein — translated: MHDSLRIGTLVGAPDAVRVIPQIVKHGFESFSLTFWQSTGATDLAETAARVRELAAEHDFIISSVGIFGNPLTGTGDNADTLASWERLIDHAHLFGADIVSGFTGRLTGQSIDESIPKFAEVFGELSKRAADKGLRIAFENCSMGGDWQTGDWNIAHNPAAWEKMFNAVPADNIGLEWEPCHQMVALIDPIPQLRKWTDKIFHVHGKDATIAWDIVKEYGIHGPKPYVWHRTPGFGDTNWTDVITILRQAGYKGTIDIEGWHDPVYRDELEMTGQVHALNYLKHCRGGSFISNPI